A DNA window from Pseudomonas sp. B21-056 contains the following coding sequences:
- a CDS encoding flavin reductase family protein, giving the protein MIEPGIYKEVMGSFPSGVTVVTTLDPEGNIVGITASAFSALSIDPALVLFCPNYASDTYPILRDSKQFAIHLLSADQTAEAYAFAGKGKDKAKGIDWHLSDLGNPILAKATAIIECELWREYDGGDHAIIVGAVKHLILPEQPVTPMIYHKGKLGALPALG; this is encoded by the coding sequence ATGATCGAACCCGGCATTTACAAAGAAGTCATGGGCTCGTTCCCATCCGGCGTCACGGTGGTCACCACCCTGGACCCTGAAGGGAACATCGTCGGCATCACCGCCAGTGCGTTCAGCGCGCTGTCGATCGACCCGGCGCTGGTGTTGTTCTGCCCCAACTACGCCTCCGACACCTATCCGATCCTGCGGGACAGCAAGCAGTTTGCGATTCACCTGCTGTCCGCCGACCAGACCGCCGAAGCCTACGCCTTCGCCGGTAAAGGCAAGGACAAGGCCAAGGGCATCGACTGGCACCTGAGCGACCTCGGCAACCCGATCCTGGCCAAGGCCACGGCGATCATCGAGTGCGAACTGTGGCGCGAATACGACGGCGGCGATCACGCGATCATCGTCGGCGCGGTGAAGCACCTGATCCTGCCCGAGCAGCCGGTTACGCCGATGATCTACCACAAGGGCAAGCTGGGCGCCCTGCCCGCGCTGGGCTGA
- a CDS encoding NAD-dependent succinate-semialdehyde dehydrogenase has protein sequence MSPAASQLFRQQAYIDGQWLEAPDGACQEIFNPANGELIGRVPNLGAEHARQAIAAANKAWPAWRGLLAKERSQILKRWHGLMLENADALAEILTLEQGKPLTEAKGEILYAASFIEWFAEEAKRIYGDTIPSHKGDARIVVSKEPIGVVAAITPWNFPAAMITRKAGPALAAGCPCIVKPAPETPFSALAMAALAEQAGIPAGIFNVITGDAVAIGGELTSSPLVRKLSFTGSTAIGKLLMAQCAPTLKKVSLELGGNAPFIVFDDADLERAVEGALIAKFRNAGQTCVCVNRFLVQDGIHDAFVARLSERVAQLKVGSGFETGVSQGPLINERAVAKVEDHVQDALAHGARVLCGGERHALGHGFFQPTVLAGVTTQMKVAREETFGPLAAVFRFDSEAQAVEMANDTDSGLAAYCYTRDLGRAWRMSEALEYGMVGINEGLISTEVAPFGGVKTSGLGREGSKYGIEDYLELKYTLMGGL, from the coding sequence ATGAGTCCAGCAGCCTCGCAACTGTTCCGCCAACAAGCCTACATCGACGGCCAATGGCTGGAGGCACCTGATGGCGCCTGCCAGGAAATCTTCAACCCGGCCAATGGCGAGTTGATCGGCCGGGTGCCGAACCTGGGCGCCGAACACGCCCGCCAGGCCATCGCCGCCGCCAACAAAGCCTGGCCGGCCTGGCGCGGGCTGCTCGCCAAGGAGCGCAGCCAGATCCTCAAGCGTTGGCACGGGCTGATGCTTGAAAACGCCGATGCACTGGCAGAGATCCTCACCCTCGAACAAGGCAAGCCACTGACCGAAGCCAAGGGCGAGATCCTCTACGCCGCCAGCTTCATCGAATGGTTCGCCGAAGAAGCCAAACGCATTTATGGCGACACCATCCCCAGCCACAAGGGCGATGCCCGCATCGTGGTGAGCAAGGAGCCCATTGGTGTCGTCGCAGCCATCACCCCGTGGAACTTCCCGGCGGCGATGATCACCCGCAAGGCCGGGCCTGCCCTGGCCGCCGGCTGTCCCTGCATCGTCAAGCCTGCGCCGGAAACGCCGTTCTCGGCCCTGGCCATGGCGGCCCTGGCGGAACAGGCCGGTATTCCAGCAGGGATCTTCAACGTGATTACCGGTGACGCCGTGGCCATCGGCGGCGAACTGACCAGCAGTCCGTTGGTACGCAAGCTGTCGTTCACCGGCTCCACGGCCATTGGCAAACTGCTGATGGCCCAGTGCGCGCCAACCTTGAAGAAGGTCTCGCTGGAACTGGGCGGCAATGCCCCCTTCATCGTCTTCGACGACGCTGACCTGGAGCGCGCAGTGGAAGGTGCGTTGATCGCCAAGTTCCGCAATGCCGGGCAGACCTGCGTCTGCGTCAATCGCTTCCTGGTGCAGGACGGCATTCATGATGCATTTGTCGCACGCCTGTCCGAGCGCGTAGCGCAACTGAAAGTCGGCAGCGGTTTCGAGACGGGCGTCAGCCAGGGTCCGCTGATCAACGAACGGGCCGTCGCCAAGGTCGAGGATCACGTCCAGGACGCCCTCGCCCACGGTGCCCGGGTGCTCTGCGGCGGCGAACGCCATGCCTTGGGTCACGGGTTCTTCCAGCCGACGGTGCTGGCCGGCGTCACGACGCAGATGAAAGTCGCCCGGGAAGAAACCTTCGGGCCGCTGGCCGCGGTCTTTCGCTTCGACAGCGAGGCCCAGGCCGTGGAGATGGCCAACGACACCGACTCCGGGCTCGCCGCCTATTGCTATACCCGCGACCTGGGCCGGGCCTGGCGCATGAGCGAGGCGCTGGAATACGGCATGGTCGGCATCAATGAAGGGCTGATCTCAACCGAGGTGGCCCCGTTCGGCGGCGTCAAGACCTCGGGCCTGGGGCGCGAAGGCTCCAAATACGGCATCGAGGACTACCTTGAACTCAAATACACCCTGATGGGCGGGCTCTGA
- a CDS encoding carboxymuconolactone decarboxylase family protein, translating into MSNEKYAKGLQIRTQVLGEAYVKRSIENADDFTRPLQEMVTEYCWGHVWGREGLSLKERSMINLAMISALNRPHELKLHVRGALRNGLSREQIREILLQVGIYCGVPAAVDSFRLAREAFAEADAEASS; encoded by the coding sequence ATGAGCAACGAAAAATACGCGAAAGGCTTGCAGATCCGCACCCAGGTGCTGGGCGAAGCCTATGTGAAGCGCTCCATCGAAAACGCCGACGACTTCACCCGGCCGTTGCAGGAAATGGTCACCGAATACTGCTGGGGTCACGTCTGGGGCCGCGAGGGTTTGTCGCTCAAGGAACGCAGCATGATAAACTTGGCCATGATTTCGGCCCTCAATCGGCCTCACGAGCTCAAACTGCATGTGCGCGGTGCCTTGCGCAATGGCCTGAGTCGTGAACAAATACGCGAAATCCTGCTTCAGGTCGGTATTTATTGCGGTGTACCCGCGGCCGTCGACAGTTTCCGGCTCGCCCGTGAAGCCTTCGCTGAAGCCGATGCCGAGGCCTCCAGTTAA
- a CDS encoding GntR family transcriptional regulator, whose amino-acid sequence MKRLPLDDSFKVNRNPVTLREIVLDKLRSAIMNFQLLPGDRLVERDLCDRLGVSRTSVREALRHLESEGLVEFADAKGPRVAIITLDDAGDIYELRCVLEGLIVQLFTLRASARDIKALENALKENREALKDGELQQVLDSVQGFYDVLLEGSGNHVAATQLRQLQARISYLRATSVSQENRRGASNQEMERIVEAIKSGDPLAAHQASVDHVRAAAKVALEYLKRKQEETGDIPEITAPIALKEPRIGH is encoded by the coding sequence ATGAAACGCCTGCCACTCGACGACAGCTTCAAGGTCAATCGCAACCCCGTTACCCTGCGCGAGATCGTGCTGGATAAACTGCGAAGCGCCATCATGAACTTCCAGCTCCTGCCGGGGGATCGTCTGGTCGAGCGCGATCTGTGCGATCGCCTGGGTGTGAGCCGCACGTCGGTACGCGAAGCCTTGCGCCACCTGGAGTCCGAAGGCCTGGTGGAATTCGCCGATGCCAAGGGCCCACGGGTAGCGATCATCACCCTGGACGATGCCGGTGACATCTATGAGCTGCGTTGCGTGCTCGAAGGGCTGATCGTCCAACTGTTCACCCTGCGCGCCAGTGCCAGGGACATCAAGGCCCTTGAAAACGCCCTGAAGGAAAACCGCGAGGCCCTCAAGGACGGCGAGCTGCAACAGGTGCTGGATTCGGTGCAGGGTTTCTACGACGTGCTGCTCGAAGGCTCCGGCAACCATGTGGCGGCCACCCAGTTGCGCCAGTTGCAGGCGCGCATCAGCTACCTGCGGGCCACCTCGGTGTCCCAGGAAAACCGTCGCGGCGCCAGCAACCAGGAAATGGAACGTATCGTCGAGGCCATCAAAAGCGGCGATCCGCTGGCCGCCCACCAGGCTTCGGTGGACCACGTACGGGCCGCGGCCAAGGTTGCGCTGGAGTACCTCAAGCGTAAGCAGGAAGAGACCGGCGACATTCCTGAAATCACCGCCCCCATCGCCTTGAAAGAACCCCGTATAGGACACTGA
- a CDS encoding NUDIX hydrolase, whose translation MFSPSFCPKCGGSDLSQRLPAGDTHERLMCGGCGYIHYVNPKIIAGCIIEQDGKYLLCQRAIPPRPGTWTLPAGFMEGNETTEQAALREVWEETGVRADIVSPYSIFSVPKISEVYIIFRAVALEITGQFGPETLACRFFAPEDIPWDSIYYPAIRQILERYIEERQAGVYGIYIGNDDSGKIHFIR comes from the coding sequence ATGTTCAGCCCGAGCTTTTGTCCAAAGTGTGGCGGCAGCGACCTGAGTCAACGCCTGCCGGCGGGCGATACCCATGAACGGCTGATGTGTGGCGGCTGCGGCTACATCCACTACGTCAACCCGAAGATCATTGCCGGCTGCATCATCGAGCAGGACGGCAAATACCTGTTGTGCCAGCGCGCCATTCCTCCACGCCCCGGCACCTGGACCCTGCCGGCCGGTTTCATGGAAGGCAACGAGACCACCGAGCAGGCGGCGCTGCGGGAAGTCTGGGAAGAAACCGGCGTACGCGCCGACATCGTCTCGCCCTACTCGATCTTCAGCGTGCCGAAGATCAGCGAGGTGTACATCATCTTCCGCGCCGTCGCGCTGGAAATCACCGGCCAGTTCGGCCCGGAAACCCTCGCCTGCCGGTTCTTCGCGCCAGAAGACATTCCCTGGGACAGCATCTACTACCCGGCCATCCGGCAGATCCTCGAGCGTTACATCGAGGAACGCCAGGCCGGGGTGTATGGCATCTACATCGGCAACGACGACAGCGGCAAGATCCATTTCATCCGCTGA
- a CDS encoding DUF1330 domain-containing protein, with the protein MKAYWIAHVDVTDSDQYSQYTQRAPAAFALYGGRMLARGGRSEAMEGRATPQRSVVIEFDSYEQALACYHSEQYQEAKRHRQDVARAEVIIVEGVPPL; encoded by the coding sequence ATGAAGGCGTACTGGATTGCTCATGTGGATGTCACCGACTCCGACCAATATAGCCAATACACCCAACGGGCTCCGGCGGCGTTTGCCTTGTACGGTGGTCGGATGCTGGCGCGGGGGGGGCGTAGCGAGGCGATGGAGGGCAGGGCCACGCCGCAGCGCAGCGTGGTGATTGAATTTGATTCCTACGAGCAGGCGCTGGCCTGTTATCACTCGGAGCAGTATCAGGAGGCCAAGCGTCACCGCCAGGATGTGGCCCGGGCCGAGGTGATCATCGTCGAGGGGGTGCCGCCTCTGTAG